One Brachybacterium kimchii genomic window carries:
- a CDS encoding ABC transporter permease, translating to MTTASTAVHAPSTAATASRGAPASQLRRTTRFALASTTTTLRKGMFLFFTVALPILMFLMFNEIFGKEAMGEGGETVGTFIMVRMAAYGGLGAAVNAGAIIQLERTNGWLRQLMVAGLTPRSFVLGKMVAAMAVVLPALIGVYLAGALVAGIHLDALEAVRSLLALWIGMLPLVLLGLVVGLALKPSAVGAATTIGMMLLAVAGGLWFPYEMFPSWLQSISRFTPTYWVGELGTWGIIGEDFPMRGLVTLAAWTLGLALIAALLLGRAARSASRR from the coding sequence ATGACCACCGCATCCACCGCCGTCCATGCTCCGTCGACAGCCGCCACCGCGAGTCGCGGGGCCCCTGCGAGCCAGCTGCGGCGCACCACGCGCTTCGCGCTCGCCTCCACCACGACCACCCTGCGCAAGGGCATGTTCCTGTTCTTCACGGTCGCCCTCCCGATCCTCATGTTCCTGATGTTCAACGAGATCTTCGGGAAGGAGGCCATGGGCGAGGGCGGCGAGACCGTGGGCACCTTCATCATGGTGCGCATGGCCGCCTACGGCGGACTCGGCGCCGCGGTGAACGCCGGCGCGATCATCCAGCTCGAGCGCACCAACGGCTGGCTGCGCCAGCTCATGGTCGCGGGCCTCACCCCGCGCAGCTTCGTGCTCGGCAAGATGGTCGCCGCCATGGCCGTCGTGCTGCCCGCGCTCATCGGCGTCTACCTCGCCGGCGCGCTCGTCGCCGGCATCCATCTGGACGCCCTCGAGGCCGTGCGCTCGCTGCTCGCCCTGTGGATCGGCATGCTGCCGCTCGTGCTGCTGGGCCTGGTCGTCGGCCTCGCCCTGAAGCCCAGCGCCGTCGGCGCCGCGACCACGATCGGCATGATGCTGCTCGCCGTCGCAGGCGGGCTCTGGTTCCCCTACGAGATGTTCCCGAGCTGGCTGCAGTCCATCTCCCGCTTCACCCCGACGTACTGGGTGGGGGAGCTGGGCACCTGGGGCATCATCGGCGAGGACTTCCCGATGCGCGGCCTCGTGACCCTCGCCGCCTGGACCCTCGGCCTCGCGCTGATCGCGGCCCTGCTGCTGGGGCGCGCGGCGCGCTCCGCCTCGCGCCGCTGA
- a CDS encoding ABC transporter ATP-binding protein translates to MNETTPAPSQEPRPAIDCRALTKTFGSLTAVDDLDLAVPRGQILALLGPNGAGKSTTTEMMLGLATPDAGEVRICGTTPTDAARRGLVGAMLQNGALLEDTPVRVMLNLVAGVCAHPLPLDEVIERADISSLLRRSTSKLSGGEAQRVRFALALLPDPEVILLDEPTVAMDVETRRRFWERMRHVAADGRTIVFATHYLEEADQQAGRVVVMDQGRIVADGTGAQIKARIGGRAITLRVPDRAAAGPLAHLDGVTSVDVLEDGRLRLATADSDATLRGLFTGAGLPAISDVEVTTPSLEDAFLALTSH, encoded by the coding sequence ATGAACGAGACGACCCCGGCCCCGTCCCAGGAACCCCGGCCCGCGATCGACTGCCGGGCCCTGACCAAGACCTTCGGCTCCCTCACCGCCGTCGACGACCTCGACCTCGCCGTCCCGCGCGGCCAGATCCTCGCGCTGCTCGGCCCCAACGGCGCCGGCAAGTCCACGACCACCGAGATGATGCTCGGCCTCGCGACCCCGGACGCCGGTGAGGTGCGCATCTGCGGCACCACCCCCACCGACGCCGCGCGCCGCGGCCTCGTCGGCGCGATGCTCCAGAACGGCGCCCTCCTCGAGGACACCCCGGTGCGGGTGATGCTGAACCTCGTCGCCGGGGTCTGCGCGCACCCGCTCCCGCTCGACGAGGTCATCGAGCGCGCCGACATCTCCTCCCTGCTGCGCCGCAGCACCTCGAAGCTCTCGGGCGGGGAGGCGCAGCGCGTCCGCTTCGCCCTCGCCCTGCTGCCCGACCCCGAGGTCATCCTGCTGGACGAGCCCACCGTCGCCATGGACGTCGAGACCCGTCGACGCTTCTGGGAGCGCATGCGCCACGTCGCCGCCGACGGCCGCACCATCGTCTTCGCGACCCACTACCTCGAGGAGGCCGACCAGCAGGCCGGTCGGGTGGTCGTCATGGACCAAGGGCGCATCGTCGCCGACGGCACCGGCGCGCAGATCAAGGCCCGGATCGGCGGACGCGCGATCACCCTGCGCGTGCCGGACCGCGCCGCCGCCGGCCCCCTCGCCCACCTCGACGGCGTGACCAGCGTCGACGTGCTCGAGGACGGCCGCCTGCGCCTCGCCACCGCGGATTCCGACGCGACCCTGCGCGGGCTCTTCACCGGTGCGGGCCTGCCCGCCATCAGCGACGTCGAGGTCACCACCCCGAGCCTCGAGGACGCCTTCCTCGCGCTCACGTCCCACTGA